Proteins encoded together in one Cicer arietinum cultivar CDC Frontier isolate Library 1 chromosome 4, Cicar.CDCFrontier_v2.0, whole genome shotgun sequence window:
- the LOC101497075 gene encoding probable receptor-like protein kinase At1g80640, with protein sequence MKILLIFLLILHKPIWIIASLVDPFVSSPQIPPFSPIHTTITMDASSPGIHVRDEQQKNDSHNKKVMVFVVASTALGAVILSLLSFWIYYTKYCSKSNKKNLQSSDAEKGVGLAPFLSKFSSVKMVGKKGCVPIIDYKQIEKSTGNFKESNILGEGGFGCVYKAQLDDNLDVAIKMLNCENQYAEREFENEVDLLSKIQHPNVISLLGCGSNENSRFIVYELMQNGSLETQLHGPSHGSALTWHMRMKIALDTARGLKYLHEHCYPQVIHRDLKSSNILLDANFNAKLSDFGLAITDGSQNKNNIKLSGTLGYVAPEYLLDGKLTDKSDVYAFGVVLLELLLGRKPVEKLAPSQCQSIVTWAMPQLTDRSKLPNIVDNVIKNTMDPKHLYQVAAVAVLCVQPEPCYRPLIADVLHSLIPLVPVELGGTLRVSQVTQQPANSS encoded by the exons ATGAAAATTCTTCTCATTTTTCTCCTTATTCTTCACAAACCCATTTGGATTATTGCCTCACTTGTAGACCCTTTTGTTTCTTCACCTCAAATTCCACCTTTTTCTCCAATTCATACAACAATCACAATGGATGCTTCCTCTCCAG GTATTCATGTGAGAGATGAACAGCAAAAAAATGATTCACACAATAAAAAAGTTATGGTTTTTGTGGTAGCTAGCACTGCACTTGGTGCTGTCATTTTGTCTTTGTTAAGCTTCTGGATTTATTACACCAAGTATTGTTCAAAATCCAACAAGAAAAACCTTCAAAGTTCAG ATGCTGAGAAAGGGGTTGGTTTAGCTCCATTTTTGAGTAAATTTAGTTCTGTGAAGATGGTTGGTAAGAAAGGGTGTGTTCCAATAATTGACTATAAGCAAATAGAAAAATCCACTGGAAATTTCAAGGAAAGTAACATCTTAGGTGAGGGTGGTTTTGGATGTGTTTACAAGGCTCAGTTGGATGATAATTTGGATGTTGCCATCAAGATGTTGAACTGTGAAAATCAGTATGCTGAGAGAGAATTTGAG AATGAGGTGGATTTGTTAAGTAAAATTCAACATCCAAATGTAATTTCTCTACTGGGTTGTGGCAGTAATGAAAATTCAAGGTTTATTGTCTATGAGTTGATGCAAAATGGATCATTGGAAACTCAGTTACATG GACCTTCTCATGGCTCAGCATTGACTTGGCACATGAGGATGAAGATAGCTCTTGACACAGCAAG AGGTTTAAAATATCTACATGAGCACTGCTACCCTCAAGTGATCCATAGAGATCTGAAATCTTCTAATATTCTTTTAGATGCAAACTTCAATGCCAAg CTTTCTGATTTTGGTCTTGCAATTACTGATGGGTCCCAAAACAAGAATAACATTAAGCTTTCAGGCACATTGGGGTATGTAGCCCCAGAGTATCTTTTAGATG GTAAATTGACTGATAAAAGTGATGTATATGCTTTTGGAGTTGTGCTTCTTGAACTTCTGTTAGGAAGAAAGCCCGTGGAAAAACTGGCCCCGTCTCAATGTCAATCTATTGTTACATGG GCTATGCCACAGCTCACAGACAGATCCAAGCTTCCAAACATTGTGGATAATGTGATTAAGAATACAATGGATCCCAAGCACTTATACCAG GTTGCTGCTGTGGCTGTGTTATGTGTGCAACCAGAGCCATGTTACCGCCCCCTGATTGCAGATGTTCTACACTCCCTCATCCCTCTTGTACCTGTTGAGCTTGGAGGAACTCTCAGAGTTTCACAAGTTACGCAGCAACCTGCGAATTCTAGTTAA